The segment TCAGGGAGCAACAGCAGTGCGTCTTCTGAGCAgggactgttggcacgctctccccCCACCAGGCCTGGCATGAGCCTACAGCACCACCACCGAGCGGAGCGGCCCGTTCGGACTCAGCCCAAGCCCAAGGCCCTTTTACAGCCCCAGCAGGGACCCCACTGTCACCAGACTCCGCTGGATGCACTGCTGAAGCCCCCAGGCAAAGGAAAATCAGACTTTTCTGGCACCGGCAGCGGGTTGGCGGCGGCGGCTGTAGGGCACCAGTTCATCTGTGAGCGCTGCGGGAAGTGCAAATGCAGTGACTGCACTGCTCCCAGGAGCCTGCCATCGTGTCTGGCGTGCAACGGCCAGTGCCTGTGCTCCGCTGAGAGCGCACTGGAGCACGGCACGTGCATGTGCCTGGTGAAGGGCATCTTCTACCACTGCTCCAATGACGACGAGGGGGACTCGTGCGCCGACCACCCGTGCTCGCTGTCACGTTCCCACTGCTGCTCTCGCTTCCTGTGCATGGGATTAATGTCGGTACTCTTCCCCTGTCTACTATGCTACCCGCCTGTCAAGGGCTGTCTGAAGGCGTGCCAGAGCTGCTATGACCGGGTGAACAGGCCCGGCTGTCGCTGCAAGAACTCCAACACTGTCTATTGCAAACTGGAGAGCTGGGCCCCACAGAGCCAGGAAAAACCTTCCTGATCACCCCTGTGTGTCTGGGGTGGCATGTGCACGGGAGACTCTTAATGTGGATTTTATgatgacaataataatgatagtCACAAGTTAATGTTTATCAAACATTCTAAGCACCTCCCACCCACCTCCTCTCCTGGCTGTGGAACCCTACGGAGCCTTAGCAAAGGAGTAACGAAAACCACTCGAATATTTTTACTTTCTCTGGATCAGGACCGTGTTTTTACAGTACAGACCAGTGTTTGCCTTAACTCTTTCTATGTCTGTCCTCAGCTCCTCCTtaaacaccatatatatatatatatatatatatggtgtttcTGTGTCCAGTGGCAGCCACCTCTCTCTCCAAATCTGTGAAGGACTATCTTTAGGGCCATTATGTAGCTGTTACCTGATTTTTCTTAGCAATTGGGTGTGTTTGAATTTTTGCTACCACACTTAAAAAAGGGGGGTTCCTTTGCATCATGTTGCATTAACAAAAGCACATCTATCTCAAAAGTATtgcaattttgtttaaaaaaaaatacaaaaacagatAAGGGATCTTTTAAAAACATGGGGAAAATAGATACGACTGTTTTAAGTGATAATTATAAAATTAGTTTATTTGAAATTATTATTGTAATGACAAAAAATTGAATTTCACAGTTTGTGTTTCCCAGCATGCACAGTGTGAAGAtttgaatcttaaaaaaaaaagaaataataataaaaatcactgTTAATGGAATAAGTTTCTGTTTGGTCAAACAAAAAGAAGGAGTTTAATGACACTGCCTTGAGGTCCACCTCAAAAACTTGAACTGAGCTAATAAAAATAATTGTAGACTTATATAAGCAAGAAGCAGTTCAGCAAAGAATTATTTAAAGGTGCATGTGACTCTctcaaattaaaagaaaaaatgtcACCAGGTACTTTGAGAATGAAGAGGGCGCTGTTTTCAACTGTCAACAGTTATGAAGGTATGTCTCTTTAAGGCagtcattttctattttccccatgaattgctaaaaaaaagtcacttatcTGTTTTTGCAGATAAACTCATGAGGATGTTTCTTCTTCCAACTTGTCTGAATTCTTCATTCTGTGGCATTCTcccatgttttgttttattttattttttatttttttgtaaattgtatGCTCAAATCCATAAGAGGAATTCTGgctattttttaaaaagaaaaaaaaaagtctgttaaaACATTTTTGTGTTGTAAAAATATTTATTATGTGAAGCTCTATTATTTTATGATATTTATTGCAAGAGACAGTCTTAAATTTACTCATGTCTGAATATAACAAAATATCAAATACTTACTGAAAAATTAAAGGGTGGCACAAAAGAAAACTATGTTAACTTTAATGCAGAAAATAtattaattaatgaaaaataGCACCGTCTGTTGTCTTGATTGTTGACTTGAACATTGGGAAACAGGAAGTTGaaggtcatgtttgtttgtttgtttgttttttattttggtgaacaTTGTTTGAGGGAATGAGCGTTTCCTGCAAGTGTGCATGAGATTCCTGGTGAAAATTTTCTGCAGTGAGTCGAAATGAAAATGACAGGATCCCCCCGCCCCTTTCTTGCTAACCTTGAGCTAAACGACACAAGCAGCCCCGAAGCTGCTTGCATTGTCAGAGAAACCTGCACACTGCTACACACATGGGCCACTACTAAACTATGCACCGCACTTTATTTCCTCAGCTTTAATGTTCCCAAACTCCCAAATGGTCAGCAGTGTTGGGATGACAGCCACCATTCCGAGTAGCCGGGG is part of the Thalassophryne amazonica chromosome 11, fThaAma1.1, whole genome shotgun sequence genome and harbors:
- the spry1 gene encoding protein sprouty homolog 1, with protein sequence MELQSQHGPGGSLVVIQQPSLEGRQRSDYERELQHAAILSLDQIKAIRTSNEYTEGPSVVRRPPAPRMPPRTQDKQERTHEVILVNANNNYEHRPLGHHHHGGQQYSGSRVPGLSRSTSTGSAASSGSNSSASSEQGLLARSPPTRPGMSLQHHHRAERPVRTQPKPKALLQPQQGPHCHQTPLDALLKPPGKGKSDFSGTGSGLAAAAVGHQFICERCGKCKCSDCTAPRSLPSCLACNGQCLCSAESALEHGTCMCLVKGIFYHCSNDDEGDSCADHPCSLSRSHCCSRFLCMGLMSVLFPCLLCYPPVKGCLKACQSCYDRVNRPGCRCKNSNTVYCKLESWAPQSQEKPS